Proteins from one Microbacterium sp. Root553 genomic window:
- the gatC gene encoding Asp-tRNA(Asn)/Glu-tRNA(Gln) amidotransferase subunit GatC, with protein sequence MSEITPELVRHLGVLARIQLNDDEVTRLTGQLDAIVDNIAKVSEVAGPEVAATSHPIPLSNVYRPDVVGETLTHEQVLQNAPDQADGRFRVTAILGEEQ encoded by the coding sequence GTGTCTGAAATCACCCCTGAACTCGTACGCCATCTCGGCGTGCTCGCGCGCATCCAGCTCAACGACGACGAGGTGACCCGGCTCACGGGCCAGCTCGACGCCATCGTCGACAACATCGCGAAGGTGTCGGAGGTGGCAGGCCCCGAGGTCGCCGCGACGAGCCATCCGATCCCGCTGAGCAACGTCTACCGCCCCGACGTGGTCGGCGAGACCCTGACGCATGAGCAGGTCCTCCAGAACGCACCGGACCAGGCCGACGGCCGCTTCCGCGTCACCGCGATCCTGGGAGAAGAACAGTGA
- the gatA gene encoding Asp-tRNA(Asn)/Glu-tRNA(Gln) amidotransferase subunit GatA → MSDIIRLTAAELADKLASREISSVEATRAHLDRIAAVDGDVHAFLHVNEGALDAAADIDARRAAGEQLGPIAGVPLAIKDVLVTTDQPTTSGSRILEGYRSPYDATVVARSRAAGLIPLGKTNMDEFAMGSSTEHSAYGPTRNPWDLDRIPGGSGGGSAAAVAAFEAPLALGSDTGGSIRQPAHVTGTVGVKPTYGGVSRYGAIALASSLDQVGPVTRTVLDAGLLHDAIGGHDPKDSTSLREEWPSFADAAREGARGDVLKGLKVGVIRELPDSGFQPGVAESFRSALALMEAQGAEIVEIGAPHFEYGVAAYYLILPAEASSNLAKFDSVRFGLRVTPDGNPTVEDVMSATRDAGFGDEVKRRIILGTYALSAGYYDAYYGSAQKVRTLIQQDFDNAFAEVDVIATPSAPTTAFKIGEKIDDPLQMYLNDITTIPVNLAGVPGISIPSGLASDDGLPVGIQFIAPARQDARLYRVGAAVETLLVDSWGAPLLTRAPQLAGGNR, encoded by the coding sequence GTGAGCGACATCATCCGTCTGACCGCGGCCGAACTCGCCGACAAGCTCGCGAGCCGCGAGATCTCCAGCGTCGAGGCGACCCGCGCGCACCTCGACCGCATCGCGGCCGTCGACGGCGACGTCCACGCCTTCCTGCACGTCAACGAGGGCGCACTCGACGCGGCGGCCGACATCGACGCCCGACGCGCGGCAGGGGAGCAGCTCGGCCCGATCGCCGGCGTCCCCCTCGCCATCAAGGACGTGCTGGTCACGACCGACCAGCCGACCACCAGCGGGTCGCGGATCCTCGAGGGCTACCGCTCTCCGTACGACGCCACCGTCGTCGCCCGCTCTCGTGCGGCCGGACTCATCCCTCTCGGCAAGACCAACATGGACGAGTTCGCCATGGGGTCGTCGACGGAGCACTCGGCGTACGGTCCGACCCGCAACCCGTGGGATCTCGACCGGATCCCCGGCGGGTCCGGCGGCGGGTCCGCCGCGGCCGTCGCCGCCTTCGAGGCGCCTCTCGCGCTCGGATCCGACACGGGCGGTTCGATCCGTCAGCCTGCACACGTCACGGGAACGGTCGGCGTGAAGCCCACCTATGGCGGTGTCAGCCGTTACGGGGCGATCGCCCTCGCCTCGAGCCTCGACCAGGTCGGTCCGGTCACCCGCACAGTGCTCGACGCGGGCCTGCTGCACGACGCGATCGGCGGACACGATCCGAAGGACTCCACGTCGCTGCGCGAGGAGTGGCCGTCGTTCGCGGATGCCGCCCGTGAGGGCGCTCGTGGAGACGTGCTCAAGGGGCTCAAGGTCGGAGTGATCCGTGAGCTGCCCGACAGCGGGTTCCAGCCCGGCGTCGCGGAGTCGTTCCGCAGCGCACTCGCCCTCATGGAGGCGCAGGGGGCGGAGATCGTCGAGATCGGCGCACCGCACTTCGAGTACGGCGTGGCCGCGTACTACCTGATCCTGCCGGCAGAGGCCTCCAGCAACCTCGCGAAGTTCGACTCCGTGCGCTTCGGTCTCCGCGTCACTCCTGACGGCAACCCCACCGTCGAAGACGTCATGTCGGCGACGCGAGACGCCGGTTTCGGCGACGAGGTCAAGCGTCGCATCATCCTGGGCACGTACGCACTGTCGGCGGGGTACTACGACGCGTACTACGGCAGCGCGCAGAAGGTCCGCACGCTCATCCAGCAGGACTTCGACAACGCATTCGCCGAGGTCGACGTGATCGCGACGCCGTCTGCGCCGACCACGGCGTTCAAGATCGGCGAGAAGATCGACGACCCGCTGCAGATGTACCTGAACGACATCACGACCATCCCGGTGAACCTCGCTGGAGTGCCCGGCATCTCGATCCCGAGCGGTCTCGCCTCCGACGACGGTCTGCCCGTCGGCATCCAGTTCATCGCGCCGGCGCGGCAGGACGCCCGTCTCTACAGGGTCGGTGCTGCCGTCGAGACGCTGCTGGTCGATTCGTGGGGGGCTCCGCTCCTCACCCGTGCACCCCAGCTCGCAGGAGGGAACCGCTGA
- the gatB gene encoding Asp-tRNA(Asn)/Glu-tRNA(Gln) amidotransferase subunit GatB: MAAAKLMDFDKALELFEPVLGFEVHVELNTNTKMFSDAPNPANELYHAAEPNTLIAPVDLGLPGALPVVNETAIRSSISLGLALGCSIAPSSRFARKNYFYPDLGKNYQISQFDEPIAFEGSVEVELEDGTIVQIPIERAHMEEDAGKLTHMGGATGRIQGAEYSLVDYNRAGVPLVEIVTKVIFGAEHRAPEVAKAYVATIRDIVRSLGISEARLERGNLRCDANVSLRPRGQEKLGTRTETKNVNSMRSVERAVRYEIQRQAQILADGGTITQETRHWHEDTGTTSPGRPKSDADDYRYFPEPDLVPVEPAPELIEELRAQLPEQPVARRRRLMAEWAFTDLEFQDVRNGGLLDVVEATIAAGAAPASARKWWTGEITRLANAQEKDAAQLISPQNVAALQKLVDAGTLTDKLARQVLEGVIAGEGTPQEVVDSRGLAVVSDDGALIAAIDQALAAQPDVLAKIKDGKVQAAGAVIGAVMKAMKGQADAARVRELVLERAAQ; this comes from the coding sequence ATGGCCGCCGCCAAGCTCATGGACTTCGACAAGGCCCTCGAACTGTTCGAGCCCGTCCTCGGATTCGAGGTGCACGTCGAACTCAACACGAACACGAAGATGTTCTCGGACGCGCCGAATCCCGCCAACGAGCTCTACCACGCCGCCGAGCCGAACACGCTGATCGCTCCCGTCGACCTCGGCCTCCCCGGGGCGCTCCCCGTCGTGAACGAGACGGCGATCCGTTCGTCGATCAGCCTCGGCCTCGCGCTCGGATGCTCGATCGCTCCGTCGAGCCGTTTCGCGCGCAAGAACTACTTCTACCCGGATCTCGGCAAGAACTATCAGATCTCCCAGTTCGATGAGCCGATCGCGTTCGAGGGATCCGTCGAGGTCGAGCTCGAAGACGGCACGATCGTGCAGATCCCGATCGAGCGCGCGCATATGGAGGAGGACGCCGGCAAGCTCACGCACATGGGTGGGGCGACCGGCCGCATCCAGGGCGCCGAGTACTCCCTCGTCGACTACAACCGCGCGGGTGTCCCGCTGGTCGAGATCGTCACGAAGGTGATCTTCGGTGCGGAGCACCGCGCCCCCGAGGTCGCCAAGGCCTACGTCGCGACGATCCGCGACATCGTGCGCAGCCTGGGGATCTCCGAGGCTCGACTGGAGCGCGGCAACCTGCGATGCGACGCCAACGTCTCGCTGCGCCCGCGCGGACAGGAGAAGCTCGGCACTCGCACCGAGACGAAGAACGTCAACTCGATGCGCTCGGTCGAGCGTGCCGTCCGCTACGAGATCCAGCGCCAGGCGCAGATCCTCGCTGACGGCGGCACGATCACGCAGGAGACACGTCACTGGCACGAGGACACCGGCACCACCTCGCCCGGTCGTCCGAAGTCGGATGCCGACGACTACCGCTACTTCCCTGAGCCCGACCTCGTTCCGGTGGAGCCGGCGCCCGAGCTGATCGAGGAGCTGCGCGCGCAGCTGCCCGAGCAGCCCGTGGCTCGTCGCCGTCGGCTCATGGCCGAGTGGGCGTTCACCGACCTGGAGTTCCAGGATGTGCGCAACGGCGGCCTGCTCGATGTCGTCGAGGCGACGATCGCGGCCGGGGCCGCACCGGCCTCGGCGCGCAAGTGGTGGACGGGTGAGATCACCCGCCTCGCGAACGCGCAGGAGAAGGATGCGGCGCAGCTGATCTCGCCGCAGAACGTCGCCGCCCTGCAGAAGCTCGTCGATGCGGGGACCCTCACCGACAAGCTCGCACGCCAGGTGCTCGAGGGCGTCATCGCCGGCGAGGGCACGCCGCAAGAGGTCGTCGACAGCCGCGGTCTGGCCGTGGTCTCCGACGACGGAGCGCTCATCGCCGCCATCGACCAGGCCCTGGCTGCACAGCCCGACGTGCTCGCCAAGATCAAGGACGGCAAGGTGCAGGCCGCCGGGGCCGTCATCGGCGCCGTGATGAAGGCGATGAAGGGCCAGGCCGACGCCGCGCGCGTCCGCGAACTCGTTCTCGAGCGCGCTGCGCAGTAA
- the dinB gene encoding DNA polymerase IV yields MGHGDGRGRIVSPADADDAGTSILHVDMDAFYAAVEVLDDPTLRGLPLIIGAPDGRSVVSSASYEARRYGVRAAMPVSQALRLCPSARIVPPHFPRYHEVSRQVMAIFESFTPLVEPLSVDEAFLDVRGVRRLWGSPARIAQLVRERVHDEVGITCSVGVAATKHVAKIASTVSKPDGMLVVAAADTQAFLDPRSVRAMWGVGPKAAEALEGRGIRTIRDIRTASRPVLDRAVGPALATRLTQLARGEDARSVETERIEKSIGHEETFDTDVTDRSYLRAELLRLADRVGARLRRAEWETSTVAIKVRFDDFRTLSRSLTLPEPTAVSQRIGEAAQALFDQIDRRDPVRLVGVRAEKLRPAGRGGFGLWDDDEDWRRVEGAVDDAVARFGSAMIGRARHIGRGEGRGSAQHPKAHGVD; encoded by the coding sequence ATGGGACACGGTGATGGCAGAGGGCGCATCGTCTCGCCCGCCGACGCCGATGATGCAGGTACGAGCATCCTCCATGTCGACATGGATGCGTTCTACGCCGCGGTCGAGGTGCTCGACGACCCGACTCTTCGTGGGCTGCCGCTGATCATCGGAGCGCCCGATGGTCGGTCCGTGGTCTCGAGCGCGTCCTACGAGGCGCGCCGCTACGGAGTTCGCGCCGCCATGCCGGTGTCTCAGGCCTTGCGCCTGTGCCCCTCGGCGAGGATCGTGCCCCCGCACTTCCCTCGATACCACGAGGTCTCGCGCCAGGTGATGGCGATCTTCGAGTCCTTCACCCCTCTCGTCGAGCCGCTGTCGGTCGACGAGGCTTTTCTGGATGTCCGCGGCGTGCGCCGTCTGTGGGGGAGTCCCGCCCGGATCGCTCAGCTGGTGCGCGAGCGCGTGCACGATGAGGTCGGCATCACCTGCAGCGTCGGGGTCGCCGCGACCAAGCACGTGGCCAAGATCGCCTCCACGGTCTCGAAGCCGGACGGCATGCTCGTCGTCGCCGCAGCCGACACGCAGGCGTTCCTCGATCCACGCTCGGTCCGCGCGATGTGGGGCGTGGGCCCGAAGGCCGCTGAGGCACTGGAGGGGCGCGGCATCCGCACGATCCGCGACATCCGCACCGCATCGCGCCCCGTGCTCGACCGAGCCGTCGGACCCGCTCTGGCCACCAGATTGACGCAACTCGCCCGCGGCGAAGACGCTCGCTCCGTCGAGACCGAGCGCATCGAGAAGAGCATCGGTCATGAGGAGACGTTCGACACCGATGTCACCGATCGCTCGTACCTTCGGGCGGAGCTGCTTCGTCTCGCCGATCGGGTGGGCGCTCGACTGCGCAGGGCGGAATGGGAGACGTCGACCGTCGCCATCAAAGTGCGCTTCGACGACTTCCGCACGCTCAGCCGTTCGCTGACGCTCCCGGAGCCCACAGCGGTGAGTCAGCGGATCGGCGAGGCCGCTCAGGCGCTCTTCGACCAGATCGACCGGCGTGACCCTGTGCGGCTCGTCGGTGTGCGGGCGGAGAAGCTGCGGCCCGCCGGAAGGGGCGGTTTCGGTCTCTGGGACGACGACGAGGACTGGCGTCGGGTCGAGGGGGCGGTCGATGACGCCGTGGCTCGCTTCGGGTCGGCGATGATCGGTCGGGCGCGCCACATCGGCCGAGGCGAGGGCCGGGGGTCTGCTCAGCATCCGAAGGCGCACGGAGTGGATTGA